The sequence below is a genomic window from Deinococcus sp. Marseille-Q6407.
GGGGCTGCGCCGCTGGCAGGGCGGCCCCGGCCCGCATGCCTGGTGCCGCCACCGGCAGCAGGCCGGTAAAGGCGCTCTGGTCCACCGGCAGCAGCTCGCGCACGTAGCCCATCACGTCGTCCACCGCCTCCGAGCCGGTGATGGCCGACACCTTGGGGTGACGCTCCATGATCTTCTCGGGGCGCTCGCCCAGGCAGCCTGTCACGATGACCTTGCCGGTGGCGTCCAGCGCCTCCCCGATGGCCGAGAGTGATTCCTCGATGGCCGGAGTGATAAAGCCGCAGGTGTTCACAATCACGGCCTGAGCGTCCTCGTAGCTGGGGGCCACCTCGTAGCCCTCGGCGCGCAGCTGGGTCAGGATGCGTTCGCTGTCCACCAGGGCTTTGGGACAGCCCAGCGAGATGAAGCCCACCCGGGGGGCGGGCGCGGCGGTGGGCGGGGCAGGCGGTGAGGTCACGGGTTGGGTCATGGCAGGCAACGTCTCCTTGTGTCCTTGTGACGGTTCTTGGTTTCTGTTTTTCCCAGAAAGGGCGCATGGTCAGCAGAAGAGAGGGAATGGAAAGGCCCCGAGGTGGAGCGGTGGGGGCAATCAACCCGGCAGTGTACGGCATGGCTCCGCGCGGGACGGTGGGCCAGCCTTCGCTGCTTCAGGCCAGGGCAGCCGCGCCGCGTACCTGTAGGCCAGGGCCAGCCGACAATAAAAAACCCGCTCACGAGGAGCGGTTATTCCAATACTCTAGCTTGGTATGCAGGATTCGTCAAGGCTATGCAGGGCAATGGCGAAACACTGCTTGGTCAGTACAGCCGCTCCAGCACCTCGTCAGCGATGCCGAAGCTGTTCTCGGGAGCCGGGAACTGCCGTGCCCGCACGTCGGCGGCGTAACTGCTGAGGCCCTCGCGGCTGAGCTGGCCCACCTCGGCGTAGCGGCGCACCATTTTCATGACTGGCCCCTCGTAGACGCCCAGGACATCGTGATAGACCAGCACCTGACCGTCACACTGCGGCCCCGCCCCGATGCCGATGGTGGGAATCTGCGTGCGCGCCGTGATCAGCGCGGCCAGCGCGGCGGGGATGGCTTCCAGCACCGCGCTGAAGGCGCCGGCCTCTTCCAGCGCCAGCGCACCTTCCAGCGCCCGCCGCGCCGAGGTTTCGTCCTTGCCCTGCACCCGCAGGCCCCCCTGGGCCACGGCGGTCTGCGGCAGCAGGCCCACATGCCCCATCACCGGAATGCCGGCGGCGCTGATGCGGCGCACGCACTCCAGCTCGTTGGGCGCGGCACCCTCCAGTTTCACCGCGTCGGCGCCGGCTTCCTGCACCAGTTGCACAGCCGCCTGCAACGCGGCTTGTGGCCCCAGCTGATAGGTGCCGAACGGCAGGTCTACCACCATGAAGGTATTCGGCGCGCCCCGGCGCACGGCGCGGGCGTGGTGCAGCATGTCGCCCAGCGTGACCTGCGCGGTGGACTCGTAACCCAGCACCACGTTGCCCAGCGAGTCGCCCACCAGAATCAGGTCCACTCCGGCCGCCTCGGCGTGCCGGGCCTGGGCGTGGTCGTAAGCGGTGACCATCACCAGCGGGGCTTTGGGCTGAATCAGTTGCGGCAGGCTCAGTTTCTTGCGGGCAGGCGCGTCGGTCATAAGTCTGAAGGTAGCATCGCCAGCAGACCCTGCAGGCCGCCGCCAAACCCTTCCAGGCGCGGCCACCCCGGCGGAAACGGCTGCGAGGCGGTGACCTCGTTGGGCACCACCACCACCGGCACGCCGGCGGCGACGGCCGCGCTGGCCCCGTTGAGGCTGTCTTCCACCGCCAGGCAGGCTTCTGCCGGCAGGCCCAGGTGCGCCGCGGCCAGGCGATACAGTTCCGGGTCGGGCTTGACACGGGCCACGTCGTCACGGGTACACAGCGTCTCGAAGCGGTCCAGCAGGCCGTGGCGGGTCAGCCAGTCGGTGACCCAGGCACGGCCCGAACTGGTGACCAGCGCCAGCCGCAGGCCGGCCGCCTGGGCCTCGTCCAGCAGCGTGACCACGCCTTCGCGCAGGCCCTGGCGCCCCAGGTCGTCCAGCATGCCCCGGTGCAGTTCCGCTTCCAGCCGCTCCCGGTCGGCCTGCACCGGCTGCGGCAGCCCGGCCCAGGGGTCGTAGGCGCCCTGGGTGCCGATGCCGCGCTGCCAGTCGCTGAGCAGCAATTCCAGCCCGTGCGACGCATAAAAGCGCTGCCAGTGGCGAAATTCGGTGGTTTCGGTGTCCATGATGGTGCCGTCGAAATCGAACAGCAGGGCCTGAATGCCGGTGGACTGAACTGCAAGCGGGTCGGGCGGGGTCATGCGGTCAGTCTAGGGGTGGCGGCCCCCGCGCCGCCCTCTCAGCGCGGCACCATCACCACGGCGTTGGGAATGTCACGGCTCCACCCCGGGTTGAGGTAGCCGCCCAGGTCGGCGTAGCCGCCGGTCAGGTACACCGCGCTGGAGCTGCCGCTGTCCATCCGCACAGCGTCGCTCAGGCCCGCCGAGCGCAGCGCCGCCAGCATCTGCTCGGGCGAGCCGTACTGCAAGTAGGCGAAAGTGGGCCAGCCGTTCAGCAACCCGAAAGCGGTCTGGTGGGTGGGCCGCCAGATGCTGCCTGAGGTGTCGAAGCCTTCGCGCCGGGGGTCAAGAACGTCCTGCCCGCCGCGCAGCAGCAGTGGCCCGGCGCTCAGGGCGTCGCGGGCGCTGGGCCAGGGAGCGTCGCTGGCGTTCCATTCCAGCCGCACGGTCAGCGGGGCGCCGGCTGCGCGGGGCAGCGCCGGAAAGCGGGCCGGGTCGAAGGTCAGGCTCAGGCGGCCCGGTGTGGTCTTCACCTGCCCGCTGCGGGCCGAGAGCACCCGGCCTGCTTTGGCAGGGTCCTGCGCGACTTCCAGCGTCACCAGGCCGTCTGCGCCTACCAGGCGGCCGTCACCGGCCCAGGCGGTCAGCAGATCCGGGCGGGGCGAAGGGGTCATCTGGTTGACCAGCAGCTGCTGCCCGCCGGCCTCGACCACGTAGCGTGGCGCGGGGTAGCCCAGCAGCACCTCGCCGGCCGTGCTGAAGCCCAGGGTGGCCCTTTTTTGCAGGCTGCCGATTCGCATCACGCCGCTCTGCGCCACCAGGTCCACCGGCTTGCCGGTCTTCATGTCGAAGTAGCCGCCGTTGATCCCGGCCACGCCGCCGGCCGAGCGCACCAGCTGCGCCAGACCGGCTCGCTCGCCCCACGGCGCACTGACCACCCGCGGCCGGTAGCGGGCCGGGTCAAAGCTGAGCAGGCTGAGGCCGCCCAGCTGCTGGTAGCGCACGCCAGCCGGCAAAAGAGCGGCCGCCACCGGCGGGGTCTGACTGCGGTCGCTGTACACCACCGTATCCAGCACGATGCGCGGCGGGTTCTGCAGCTGGAAGATGCGGGTCTGCCCGCCGCCGGTGTGCAGTTCTATCCGGCTGCCGCTGCCTTCGGGGGCCACCTGCAGCGACGTGCCGCCGCCGAGCGTGTCGGAGCGGGGCGCTGCCTGGACATAGGGCAGTGAGAGCGTCACGCCATCATCAGCTGCCGGCTGCACCCGGTAAAAGACCTCGCCGCTGCCCCCGAATTCCAGCACAGTGCGCTGAACTTCCAGCGTGCGTTGTCTGGTGCTGCTGTGGCGTACGTTCTGAAGCTGGTGGGTCACGCGGCCGGCCGGGGCGGGGGAGGAGGGCAAGGCGGCCGGCGCTGACGGCGCCGTTGCTGGAGGAAGGGGCGCCGCGCCGCTGGGCGGCAGGGTCCCGGCCGGCACGCTGCTGGGCGCCGGCACCTCGATGGCCTGCGGCGTGACCGACAGGGGCAGCCCCAGCGCCCGTAGGGCATCCAGGCTCACGTAGAGGCTCTGGCCCACCCGCTCGGGGGCCGGCAATCCGGGAGGCGGGGTCAGGCCGGTGCCTTGCCAGCCCTGGGCCGGCGACCAGTGCAGCTCACGGCCGGCGAAGCGCAGCCGCAGGTCCTGCGGGTCGTTGCGGACGGCCACGCCTAACCGCGGCAGGGTCCACACCGCCAGCGCCTCGCCGCCGCTGCTGAGCAGGCGGCTGTCCAGCGCCTCGCTCTGCACGGTGCCGCCCACGCTCAGCGGGCGGGCCTGGGCGCCGGCAGCCAGGGCGGTCAGGGACAGGGCCAGCAGGGGAGCGGAAAGCCGGCGGAAAGCGGTGGGGCGCTGCATCGCGGGCCAGTGTAACCCGGGCTTCTTTGTGGCGGATGAAGGCGCAGCGGCACACAATGTGAATGAGGTCGCAAGTCGGCCGGCTCTATGGCAAACTGTGAACCATGACGCTTGGTGCATTCGCGGCCCTGCCCCCACAGGCCCTCGACCAATTGCGAGCGGTGGCCCGCACCGGGCGCTGGGGCCGGGGCGCTTTGCTGTTTCACCCCGAAGACCCGGCCGAAATCCTGTACTTGCTGACCCGCGGCAGCGTGCGGCTTTACAGCCTGGGCGGCGGCGCCCGCGAGGTGACGCTGGTGGTGCATCTCGAAGGCGAGCTGGTGGGTGTGCAGGCCCTGCGTCCCGGCGAGCTGTATGGCAGCTACGCCGAGTGCGCCGACGACACCGAAGCCCTGATGTTCAGCCGTGAAACTCTGGAGCGGCTGATGCGCGAGTCGCCCGAGCTGGCGCAGGCGATCACCGAGCAGCTGGTGGGGCAGACCGCCGCGCTGCAAGACCGCCTGGCCGGGCTGGTGTTTCATGAGGTTTCGCAGCGGCTGGCCCGCACCCTGCTGGACTTTGCCGAGCGCCAGGGCCACTGGGACGGTGGGCAGCCGTTTGCCCTGCAAGACCGGCTCTCGCATCAGGAACTGGCCCATATCGTGGGCAGCACCCGCGAAACCATCACCAAGCTGCTGGGCGAGTTTCGTAACCGTGGCCTGCTGGACCTGGGCTACCGCCGGATTGTCCTGACCGACCGCGAGGGCCTGCTGGAAGCCGCCCGCGAACCTCTGCACTAATCTCTCGGGGTCCGTGGCTGGGAGACGCTCAGGCCCGGGGGCGCGCTGTGATTGTCTTTCTTTTCCGGGCCTTGCCCCTCGCGGCTGAGCTAGCCTGCTGGGGTGTCTGATGCTACGTCCCCCTCCGGCTCCCTTTCCGACCCGATGCCTGACCTGAGTGGCCTGAGCGTGGCCGCCGCCTACCGCCAGGGCCAGCTGAACGACTTTTTCGTGCAGGCGTGGCCCCAGGGCACCCCGCGGGACTGGGTGCAGGCCTGGGCGGATGCTGGAGAGGCCAGCCGCCAGTTGGACCCGCAGCAGCGGGCGGCGCTGGTCCTGGCTCTGCGCGAGTACCACGCCAGCCTGGGCTTGCTGACCCCCGCCACCGAGGCGGCGCTGGCCGCGCTGGCCCACCCGGCGGCGCGGGTGGTGGTGGCCGGGCAGCAGGCGGGCTTGCTGACCGGCCCGGCTTACGCGGTCCACAAGGCTGCCGACGCCGCGCTGCTGGCCCGCGAGCTGAGCCGTGAGGACGCGCCGGTGGTGGGCGTGTTCTGGATTGCCAGCCAGGACCACGACGCCGAGGAAGTGGCCTGGGTCAGCCTGCTGGACCTGGAAGAACAGCTCTGGCGCGAGGTGGTGGAGCTGCCGGCCGGACGCCCGGTGGGCCGGATTCCCTGGCGGGCCGAGTGGACCGAGATCCTGCGGGAGCTGCTGCAACGCTTCGAGGCCCCGGAGCCACACCGTCAGGCGGTCTTGGCGCGGCTGGAACGGGCCACGGCGCCGCTGCCGGACGGCCGCACCCCCGGCTGGGCCGACGTGTTCGCCCGGCTGATGCACGGCCTGCTGAGCGACGCAGGGTTGCTGCTGCTGGACCCCCTTTTCCCGGCGCTGGCCCGGCTGATGGCTCCCACCATCGCCCGCGAGCTGGAGCGCCCGCTGGAAGGCCCGGCCCGGATTGAGGAAGCCGCCGGGCGCCTGCTGGCGCTGGGCCTGACGCCGCAGCTGCGCCGGCCGGCCGGGGCCACCAACCTCTTTCTGGAAGAAGATGACGGCCAGCGCCGGCTGCTGCGGGTCAGCGGCGAGACGTTCAGCACCGACAGCGGCCGCGAGTACACTCGCGCCGAACTGCTGGCGCTGCTGGAGCGTGATCCCAGCCTCATCACGCCGGCGGCGGGCCTGCGGCCTATCGTGCAGGACACGCTACTGCCCAACCTGGCCCTGATCCTGGGCGACGGCGAAATCGCCTATCTTTCCGAGCTGACCGGGGTCTATGAGTTACACGGCACCCGGCAGCCGGTGGTGTGGCCCCGGCTGAGTGTCACCTGGCTGGAGCCCAACGTGGCCCGCCTGCTGGGGCGCCTGGGCGCCACGGCCGCCGAGGTGCAGGCCGACCCGGCAGGCGTTCTGGGCCGCTCGCTGGCCGCCAGCCGGGGCCTGACCGCCGCCTCACAGGAGCGGCTGGCCGCGCTGGCGCAGCAATGGCAGGACCTCAGCGCCGAACTGGCTGCGCTGGACCCCACTCTGGAAAGGGGCAGCGAACGCGCCCGGCTCTCTACCGAGCGGCACTTTGCCCGGTTGCAGCAGCGGGCGCTGGCGGCGCTGGCCCGGCAGGAAGACACCCGCAGCGGGCAGCTCAGTCGGCTGCGGCTGCACCTGCTGCCTCACGGGCACCTGCAGGAGCGCGAGCTGAGCTTCGTGACCTTTTTGCTCAAGCACGGCGAGGTGGTGCTAGACCTCTTGCTGGCCCAGCCGGCCGGCGCCCAGGCCGAGGTGAAAATTCCCTGACCTGCTGCTAGAGCAGTGCTCCGAATGACGCGTGCGTCGGGAGGACACTGCTACCCGCTCCATTCTCTGCTCCGCAGCTTTGCAAGGACCCGTCCTGCTCTTTGTTTTGCACTCGCTTCGCTCGCCAAAAAGCCGTGCCAGCTTTTTGTCAAATGCTCTAGTTCACCTGGTCGCGCAGCAGTTCGGCCAGCTGTTCCTTGGCGCGGAACACCCGGCTTTTGGCGGTGCCCAGCGCCACGCCCTGCAGCTGCGCGATGTCCTCGTAGGGCAGGTCTTCCATAAAGCGCAGCACCACCGCCTCGCGGTAGTCCTCTGGCAGCTGCATCAGCGCCCGCTGCACCCGGTCCTGCGCGTCGCTGCTCTCGGCCGCCCGTGCCGGCGAGTGCGTTTCGCTGGGCACTTCATAGCCGATGTCCTCCTGGGCCTGCTCCAGGCTGAAGTGGGCATGCTGCTTGCGGCGGTGCGACTCGATCTGGGTGTTGCGCGCCACCGCGTACAGCCAGGGCAGGAAGCGCTGGCCCGGCTGAAAAGTGCCGAACGACCGCCAGGCCCGGTAAAAGACCTCCTGTGTCAGATCCAGGGCGTTGTCGCTGTTGCCTTCCAGCCGGTAGAGATACCCGTAAATCCGGCCCTCGTACTCCTGAATCAGCTGGAACCAGGCCTGCTCATCGCCGGCCAGCAGCAGGGCGTGCTGCTCGGCCCCGATCAGATCGGCCTGCGGGTCGGCGGTCGGCGGTGACGGGAGGTCCATCTCTGTCCAGGGTAACCTATGCGGCGGTTGGGCGGGGAGTGGAGCTCCCGTCACGCGTGCGCTCAGGCGCTGCCGCGCAGGGCCAGCCGGGGCGCCAGCAGCCGGAACTGCCGTTCGCGCGCTGGGCGGTTCTCTGCGTGCTCACGTACCCGCTCCAGCAGCAGCTCGGTGCCGCGCTGTGCCATATCCTCCAGCGGCTGATGCACCGTGGTCAGGCCCACCAGCGCGGCGGCCGGGTGGTCGCCGTAGCCGATGATTTTCAGGTCCTGCCCGGCTGCCCGGCCGCGGGCCTGTGCCTCGGTCAGCAGGGCGACTGCCAATTCGTCGCTGTGCGCCATGATGGTGACCCGCTGCGGCAGCCGGTCCAGCAGTTCGCTGGCCACGCGCGGCAGGTGGTCGTCCGCGTCTATCTCGATGTGGGTGGCCTGCCGCCCGGCACTTTCCACCCCTTCGCTGAACCCCTGGCGGATGGCGCTGCGCTGTGGGCGGGGCGGGGCATAGTGCGTCCACACCCCCACGATTTCACCGGGCAGGGTGGCGGCGTACTCGCCGGCGATCAGGCCACCGTAGCGGTTGTCGATCGCCACGTAATCCACCCCTTCTTCGGCCAGCGCGCCGACCCGCACCGCCGGCTGCGGCAGGCCCAGCGCGGCCCAGCTCTGGTAGGCGGCCTCGTCGCACAGCAGCAGGCCCTGTGCCAGCTGACTGAAGTGTCCGGCCTGCCCGGCCTGTTCGGCCCGCTGCGGCGCTCCTACCGCAAAAGCCATCAGGCCAAAGTCCTGCCCGTCCAGCGCCGTTTCCACACCGCGCATCACCCGGCTTTCCCAGACCGAAGACAGGCCTGCGATCAGTACCCCGATCAGCGCCTGCTCGCCGGTCGCAACCGGCAGGCGCCGGGCCTGTCCGGTGGGGCGGTAGTTCAATTCCTCGATGACGGCCAGCACCCGCTCGCGGGTTTCACCGCGCACCGAAGGGTGGTTGTTCAGCACCCGCGAGACGGTGCCCACGCCCACGCCGGCCGCTTCCGCTACGGTGTGGACGGTGGGGCGGCCACTGCGGCTGCGTCCGCCGCGGCTCATGCGGGTCTCCCGTCAAACCAGCGCTGGCGCTCGCGGAAAGCGGCTTTTTGTGCCTCGCTGGTTTGCTCGGCGCAGTGCGGGCAACTGACACCGCGCTCGTAGCGGGGGTCGGCGCGTTCGGCGTCGCCCAGCGGCCAGCCGCACGACCAGCACATCTCGGCGTGGCCCGGCTGCAGGCCGTGACCCACCGTGACCCGCTCGTCGAATACAAAGCACTCGCCTTCCCAGCGGCTGCGCTC
It includes:
- the panB gene encoding 3-methyl-2-oxobutanoate hydroxymethyltransferase — translated: MTDAPARKKLSLPQLIQPKAPLVMVTAYDHAQARHAEAAGVDLILVGDSLGNVVLGYESTAQVTLGDMLHHARAVRRGAPNTFMVVDLPFGTYQLGPQAALQAAVQLVQEAGADAVKLEGAAPNELECVRRISAAGIPVMGHVGLLPQTAVAQGGLRVQGKDETSARRALEGALALEEAGAFSAVLEAIPAALAALITARTQIPTIGIGAGPQCDGQVLVYHDVLGVYEGPVMKMVRRYAEVGQLSREGLSSYAADVRARQFPAPENSFGIADEVLERLY
- a CDS encoding HAD family hydrolase gives rise to the protein MTPPDPLAVQSTGIQALLFDFDGTIMDTETTEFRHWQRFYASHGLELLLSDWQRGIGTQGAYDPWAGLPQPVQADRERLEAELHRGMLDDLGRQGLREGVVTLLDEAQAAGLRLALVTSSGRAWVTDWLTRHGLLDRFETLCTRDDVARVKPDPELYRLAAAHLGLPAEACLAVEDSLNGASAAVAAGVPVVVVPNEVTASQPFPPGWPRLEGFGGGLQGLLAMLPSDL
- a CDS encoding Crp/Fnr family transcriptional regulator; this translates as MTLGAFAALPPQALDQLRAVARTGRWGRGALLFHPEDPAEILYLLTRGSVRLYSLGGGAREVTLVVHLEGELVGVQALRPGELYGSYAECADDTEALMFSRETLERLMRESPELAQAITEQLVGQTAALQDRLAGLVFHEVSQRLARTLLDFAERQGHWDGGQPFALQDRLSHQELAHIVGSTRETITKLLGEFRNRGLLDLGYRRIVLTDREGLLEAAREPLH
- the bshC gene encoding bacillithiol biosynthesis cysteine-adding enzyme BshC, which produces MPDLSGLSVAAAYRQGQLNDFFVQAWPQGTPRDWVQAWADAGEASRQLDPQQRAALVLALREYHASLGLLTPATEAALAALAHPAARVVVAGQQAGLLTGPAYAVHKAADAALLARELSREDAPVVGVFWIASQDHDAEEVAWVSLLDLEEQLWREVVELPAGRPVGRIPWRAEWTEILRELLQRFEAPEPHRQAVLARLERATAPLPDGRTPGWADVFARLMHGLLSDAGLLLLDPLFPALARLMAPTIARELERPLEGPARIEEAAGRLLALGLTPQLRRPAGATNLFLEEDDGQRRLLRVSGETFSTDSGREYTRAELLALLERDPSLITPAAGLRPIVQDTLLPNLALILGDGEIAYLSELTGVYELHGTRQPVVWPRLSVTWLEPNVARLLGRLGATAAEVQADPAGVLGRSLAASRGLTAASQERLAALAQQWQDLSAELAALDPTLERGSERARLSTERHFARLQQRALAALARQEDTRSGQLSRLRLHLLPHGHLQERELSFVTFLLKHGEVVLDLLLAQPAGAQAEVKIP
- a CDS encoding RNA polymerase sigma factor gives rise to the protein MDLPSPPTADPQADLIGAEQHALLLAGDEQAWFQLIQEYEGRIYGYLYRLEGNSDNALDLTQEVFYRAWRSFGTFQPGQRFLPWLYAVARNTQIESHRRKQHAHFSLEQAQEDIGYEVPSETHSPARAAESSDAQDRVQRALMQLPEDYREAVVLRFMEDLPYEDIAQLQGVALGTAKSRVFRAKEQLAELLRDQVN
- a CDS encoding LacI family DNA-binding transcriptional regulator, yielding MSRGGRSRSGRPTVHTVAEAAGVGVGTVSRVLNNHPSVRGETRERVLAVIEELNYRPTGQARRLPVATGEQALIGVLIAGLSSVWESRVMRGVETALDGQDFGLMAFAVGAPQRAEQAGQAGHFSQLAQGLLLCDEAAYQSWAALGLPQPAVRVGALAEEGVDYVAIDNRYGGLIAGEYAATLPGEIVGVWTHYAPPRPQRSAIRQGFSEGVESAGRQATHIEIDADDHLPRVASELLDRLPQRVTIMAHSDELAVALLTEAQARGRAAGQDLKIIGYGDHPAAALVGLTTVHQPLEDMAQRGTELLLERVREHAENRPARERQFRLLAPRLALRGSA